ACGCAACATTTATAGAGAGAGATACACAGAGTTGCCAATATGTTAACAATATGTCGATCAATGGTAGATTTACGAACTAGATTTTAAAAGTTACAAATGCCAAGACCAAACACCAAGttcgtgccccccccccccccccccccccccccccccccgaaaaaatcaaataaacgaataaataaatcaatgaattaataaacataatacatgtataaactgaTCATATGAAAATTTCTAATAAATGTCTGATCTGATTGGATTTTATATCACCATCTTCTCTGTGCTATTGGTAAAATGTATACCTATACAAGTAACTTACCTTAACTAAACTAAAATGAGCGGCTATTTTATGTGACCTTTAGCTTTTTTCTATAATTGGATTTATTTATCCCTACTTATGTGGTATTCTTTCCTTTTTACGAATTGTAAAAacgataaaaatattaaaagttttatttagtGAACTCTCAATAAGGCCAACGAATGACATTTCTTTCACAATGTCAATCAAATCTGAGACACTATAAACACCGTTGTCTAGGACCAAGTAGAACACAAACAAACATGGTATTCAAAAGCATGCGCAAAACTATACATTGTGTAAAAATACCATGCATATATGCATTATATCTAATCAATATTTCTCAATATTCtattagaaaaatatatcataaacaataattgtacaaatatttattGCAGTATAACATGATAAGTTACATAATTCACAAGAAGAGATAATGGCGCAAAGAGGAGACATTTCTCAACAAGAAGCAGCTGGCCAAGAAGAAAATGTCGATTTAACAAGTCAGGTATTGACAcatttctgtcagccatgttcaAACAACAGTAAAGAAACAACTGCCGATGTGTTCTGTCTAACTTGTAAAGAGTTTCAATGTCAGGACTGTTCAAATGGGCATAAAACTTACTCATTCATGAAAAATCATAAACTGTTTGATGCAAGTGCTGCACCAGAAATGACAATCGCTTATGATATGAACGGCTTAGACCGGTGTGGAAAACATGACAAACTTGTTAAGTTTTTCTGTATGGATGACAGGAAATTATGCTGCAGTACGTGTGCCATTATTGAACACAGAAAATGCTTTTGCGTTGATGAAATCAAAAAAAACATCGCCTCAGATCAAAGTGACATCAATACGCTAAaggtaaatataaataatttgaaacaaagaagTGAAGCTGCGGTTAGATATTCGATACACAGTGAAAAGAACTTGCAAGAACAAGTTAAAAATTTGTTTGAGCATCTATAAAAGGTACGAATTTCTATGAACCAAAGACTAAATGAATTAGAACAAGACGTTGAACAGCAAACGGTAACCATATCCGAAATAAAAGCAAAGGAATACAGTAATGATCGTGCACAATGTGAAAATATGATAACTGTTCTGGAAAATGAACTAGAACTTTTGGACAATGTCAAGCGACAAGGAACACCGGAGCAGCTGTTCATAGCACAGCAGGTAGTAAACCAGTCTTTTGAGACTACGAATGAGCAATCTGTTcacacattttcaaaattagaaagtaTAGAAATGTCGTTAGAACTGAATAGTATGCTTAAGCAATTAATTGATTCAAGCGTAAAACTTGGATCAGTAAAAACAACCACTGACACGTTAAAGATTGACGATATTTTTGAAGGAAGGCCAGTGACACTAGAGACGATCATTTCTATAGATATAGAACAAGGCAAGAATGATACAAGAGAGCCTTATTTCTCAGGAATGGACTTCCTGCCAGATGGTAGGCTGGTCGTTGTGGACAATTTCAATTGTAAATGTTTGGTATACAATGATAGGCTAGAGGAACTGGGTTCTATTAAATTACATAAACAGCCACACGGTCTCGCCACTGTGTCTGAGCATGAAGTAGCTGTAACATTTGGCACACTAATGAAAATAGACATCCTAAAGATCAACAGCTCTAATGAAATAACCCAGGTCCGAACAATcaaaacaacatcaaaatatGACTCCATCTGTATGAAGGACAATGATCATTTTGTTGTTGGAACATTCAATGAGAGCAAACCGGTTTGTATTGTGTCAATATACGGAGAGGAAAAAGACATGAACATTGACTTACCCTGTAAAGATTTCAAATTAGGAACCAGTActtgtacatatataaaaaacAGAGATAAAGTTGTTCTCACTGATAGATACGAGCATATTGTCCATATATATGACATCAACACCAATACTACTGTTGATGTCAAAGACGATGAGATCAATGAACTAAAAGGTGGTATTGCTATTGGACCTAATGACAGTATATTTGTCCTCagtaataaaacaaatgttattatacAGATATCCCATACAGGAAGGATTTTGTCATCACACAAATTAAATATGCTCTTTCCATTTAGAGTATGTGTAtctaaagacaaaacaaaacttGCTGTAGCAAACTCTGCACAGGGTCTACGCAAACTGcaactttacaatattaaatGTTAGTTATGGTCTGCACATATCACGTAAACCCCACTTTCTAGCATGGCTAATATCGATACATAGAACTTCGGACTATTTTATAGTTCTCTTGCATGGCGGGGCAGTTGTTCTCCATTATAGTCTTAGAAAATATTTCCTGCTTTAGAGAACTGTTGTCATTATCGGTAATGGTAAGAAATCATGGGACACTGAATATATCTGAAAAATTGTCCTTTAAACTATATGCAACACATATGTTTTCGATTTGATTGTAATGTTGAATGTGAATAAACTGGGGCACTGTTCTAGATTTTAGAAAATTGtcctattttaaaacaaaaaatagtaatTGAAATTAATAGAAGGTTCATACAGGTACTGACATACGAAATAATGcatttcaaatttgaaagaaatattttttaaatgaaaatttacatgttTCATGAAACTAACGTCTACCAACGTGTGCATTCAAAAATCCACTATGAGCTGCTGGTATTGGACATTAGAAGAAAAACGAATTATCACAAGCTGAAAGGGATAATAAAGAGGTCATGCATTTATAGGTACATTGTGTTCGTTCAAACTGTCTCTTCAGACCGATTAACAGTGATTCGGATATAAATGTATCGCActtatttaaaatgaaagcatattttcttatttaattgttttaaaaatgctaaagTTTTTACTGATAAATCTACGCTACACATGTGTATTAACAGTTGATTTGACATAAATTATTGGCTGGTGGTGTCGTATAACGTTTGTTCAAGACGGGCTCCTTATACTACATGTTAGGTGGCAAAAATAAATCATGCACCACCTGATAATCATCTAAATTATATCAATTATAACTAAACTGAGAACGTTTTAATCAGAAGAGAGAATGGTTTTAGTGAAACAGCTTCATTCATATGATGCTATCACGCCCGAATATTCATATAGATAAAATTTATAGTGGAACTTGTGTATGagtaaagaatgaaataaaagcaAAGTTCTGTGATAAAATGCACACCCGTGTAGATAAAGTTATTAAACTTTTCCATTAAACACTTATTAACATACATGACAATCTTTGACAGTAACTAAAATCCCAGTTGAGTTTCATATTGATTACCTTCCATTTGTCGGCTCGGATATTCATTTAGGAAAATAATTGTATCCATTACCAAATAGATATAGGCGTCATCATTTTAGTTACTATTTGTCGCAGCTACTTTAATGGAATG
The sequence above is a segment of the Mercenaria mercenaria strain notata chromosome 3, MADL_Memer_1, whole genome shotgun sequence genome. Coding sequences within it:
- the LOC128555910 gene encoding tripartite motif-containing protein 66-like, producing the protein MAQRGDISQQEAAGQEENVDLTSQVLTHFCQPCSNNSKETTADVFCLTCKEFQCQDCSNGHKTYSFMKNHKLFDASAAPEMTIAYDMNGLDRCGKHDKLVKFFCMDDRKLCCSTCAIIEHRKCFCVDEIKKNIASDQSDINTLKVNINNLKQRSEAAVRYSIHSEKNLQEQVKNLFEHL